One Pleurocapsa sp. PCC 7327 DNA segment encodes these proteins:
- the recA gene encoding recombinase RecA produces the protein MAAITNNPDKEKALSLVLNQIERNFGKGSIMRLGDASQMRVETISSGSLTLDLALGGGLPKGRVIEIYGPESSGKTTLALHAIAEVQKAGGVAAFVDAEHALDPTYSEALGVDIQNLLISQPDTGEVALEIVDQLVRSTVVDIIVVDSVAALVPRAEIEGEMGDNQVGLQARLMSKALRKIAGNISKSGCTVIFLNQLRQKIGVTYGNPEVTTGGTALKFYASVRLDIRRIQTLKKGNEGEYGNRVKVKVAKNKVAPPFRIAEFDIIFGKGISRVGCLIDLAEQTNVVNRKGAWYSYNGENIAQGRDNAVKYLEENPEIANKVEQQVREKLDIGAVSFASSTSDDEEISLEDE, from the coding sequence ATGGCTGCTATTACTAACAATCCCGATAAAGAAAAAGCACTAAGCTTAGTACTCAATCAAATCGAACGCAATTTTGGCAAAGGTTCGATCATGCGCTTGGGAGATGCGTCTCAGATGCGAGTCGAGACGATCTCTAGCGGCTCGCTCACGTTAGATCTAGCCTTGGGAGGCGGTTTGCCAAAAGGTCGCGTCATTGAGATTTATGGACCAGAAAGTTCTGGGAAAACAACCCTGGCACTCCACGCGATCGCAGAAGTGCAAAAAGCTGGCGGCGTTGCCGCCTTTGTCGATGCAGAACACGCTCTCGATCCCACCTACTCAGAAGCTTTGGGCGTGGACATTCAGAATCTGTTAATCTCTCAACCAGATACGGGAGAAGTCGCTCTAGAAATTGTCGATCAATTAGTGCGATCGACCGTTGTCGATATTATTGTAGTTGACTCCGTGGCGGCGCTAGTCCCCAGAGCAGAAATCGAAGGAGAAATGGGCGACAATCAGGTAGGCTTGCAAGCTCGTCTGATGAGTAAAGCCCTGCGGAAAATTGCTGGTAATATCAGTAAATCTGGCTGTACGGTTATTTTCCTCAACCAGCTACGCCAGAAAATTGGCGTAACCTATGGCAACCCAGAAGTGACCACGGGAGGAACGGCACTTAAGTTTTATGCCTCCGTTCGGTTGGATATTCGTCGCATTCAAACCCTCAAAAAAGGCAACGAAGGAGAATACGGAAACCGAGTGAAAGTCAAGGTCGCCAAGAATAAAGTTGCGCCTCCTTTCCGCATCGCAGAATTTGACATTATCTTCGGTAAAGGAATATCTAGAGTTGGCTGTTTGATCGATTTAGCCGAACAAACTAACGTCGTCAACCGCAAAGGAGCTTGGTACAGCTATAACGGAGAAAATATCGCCCAAGGACGGGATAATGCCGTTAAATATTTGGAAGAAAACCCGGAAATTGCCAACAAAGTCGAGCAGCAAGTCCGCGAAAAACTCGATATCGGAGCTGTTAGTTTTGCTTCGTCAACCAGTGACGACGAGGAAATAAGTTTAGAAGACGAGTAG
- a CDS encoding glycosyltransferase family 2 protein produces the protein MPQIAAIICTHNRENYLGAAIDSLLAQECNDFEVLVVDNGSTDRTKEVIESRLSHPRLKYVYEPVLGLSVARNTGARETSAPILAYLDDDAEASSQWLRVLIEAYHSNEKLAIAGGKVTLIWSGGIIPPKWISPDMAAGLGAYDLGDRVVYIDKPSLTPRGLNYSLRRTFLEQMGGFDANLGRIGKKLLSNEELYMTELALQHGWQVAYLPDALVAHNVAPERLKPDWFWQRSWWQGVSECYREEVAGRTGIAQLGRGGERLLRGLYKALKYINDPAARFDNLAYAYGQIGYLTEVIKVMLGGKSSS, from the coding sequence ATGCCCCAGATAGCTGCTATTATTTGTACCCACAATCGAGAGAATTACTTAGGAGCAGCCATTGATAGTTTACTCGCTCAAGAGTGCAACGATTTTGAAGTATTAGTAGTCGATAATGGCTCTACCGATCGCACCAAAGAGGTCATAGAATCGCGCCTTTCCCATCCTCGATTGAAATACGTCTACGAACCCGTTCTCGGTTTGTCCGTCGCCCGCAATACAGGCGCCAGAGAAACGTCCGCACCGATTCTTGCCTACCTCGATGACGATGCTGAGGCAAGTTCCCAATGGCTGAGGGTACTAATAGAAGCCTACCATAGCAATGAAAAACTGGCGATCGCAGGCGGTAAAGTCACCTTAATTTGGTCTGGCGGCATCATCCCTCCCAAGTGGATTTCTCCTGACATGGCAGCGGGACTGGGTGCCTACGACCTCGGCGATCGCGTCGTCTACATTGACAAACCTAGCTTAACTCCCAGAGGATTAAATTATTCCCTTCGACGTACATTTCTCGAACAAATGGGCGGTTTTGATGCTAACTTGGGGCGAATAGGCAAAAAATTGCTATCCAACGAAGAATTATATATGACAGAATTAGCCCTCCAACACGGTTGGCAAGTTGCCTATCTTCCCGATGCCCTCGTCGCGCACAACGTCGCGCCAGAACGCTTAAAACCGGACTGGTTTTGGCAACGCAGTTGGTGGCAAGGCGTGAGCGAATGCTATCGAGAAGAAGTGGCGGGGCGCACGGGAATCGCTCAACTCGGACGCGGCGGAGAACGTTTGCTCCGTGGGCTGTACAAAGCTTTGAAGTATATTAATGACCCCGCCGCGCGCTTTGACAATCTCGCCTATGCCTACGGACAAATCGGTTATCTTACTGAAGTTATTAAAGTGATGTTAGGCGGGAAATCTAGTTCTTAG
- a CDS encoding WD40 repeat domain-containing protein: MPKNSLIALLVSTSLMTAVGFSFLASKAMPQEGKSSLLAQLQKSPVNVREIKEFAGAITSLAVSPDGQTLLVASGDGKIAAIALNELKEIYTKTFPATPNSLAISSDGQSMAAAAGEEIAVFRVKDGTQKATLRGHVSKISTLAFSPDNKMLVSVSGGDRTIRIWNLESEDLLKTLGEKVGPETTVAFSPDGRFFVTGSIGEDRTIKLWDARSLQLLKTSSQQPGYIYDVAITPDGQKIVAAVRNLVKVWQFDSGEELFSMRGARLDLNAIAISPDGRTVATANKEGTITLWDLATGQLLTTLKGHRGWVLALAFSPDGKYLYSGAEDKIVKIWQIAR, from the coding sequence ATGCCAAAAAACTCTTTAATTGCTTTGCTAGTTAGCACTAGCCTGATGACGGCAGTCGGCTTCTCATTTTTGGCTTCTAAAGCAATGCCTCAAGAGGGAAAATCCTCTCTCCTTGCCCAGTTGCAAAAATCGCCAGTCAATGTTAGAGAAATCAAAGAATTTGCTGGAGCAATTACTTCTTTGGCTGTCAGTCCCGACGGACAAACTCTTTTAGTTGCTTCTGGGGACGGAAAGATCGCTGCCATTGCTCTCAACGAGTTAAAGGAAATCTACACGAAAACTTTCCCCGCTACGCCTAACTCTCTCGCGATTAGTTCTGATGGTCAAAGCATGGCTGCTGCCGCTGGCGAAGAAATAGCCGTTTTTCGCGTGAAGGATGGAACTCAAAAGGCGACTTTGCGAGGTCATGTTAGCAAGATAAGCACGCTTGCCTTCAGTCCCGACAACAAAATGCTGGTTAGCGTTAGTGGCGGCGATCGCACTATCCGAATTTGGAACCTCGAATCAGAAGATTTGCTCAAAACCCTGGGGGAAAAAGTCGGTCCAGAAACAACCGTTGCTTTCAGTCCCGACGGACGATTCTTTGTCACTGGCTCTATTGGAGAGGATCGTACCATTAAGCTTTGGGACGCGCGATCGCTGCAATTGCTAAAAACGTCCTCCCAACAGCCCGGCTATATCTACGACGTGGCGATTACGCCCGACGGACAGAAAATCGTAGCGGCAGTAAGGAATCTGGTTAAAGTCTGGCAATTTGACAGCGGCGAGGAATTATTCTCTATGAGAGGAGCGCGCTTAGATTTGAACGCGATCGCAATTTCCCCAGACGGTCGAACGGTTGCTACAGCCAATAAAGAGGGAACGATTACCCTTTGGGATCTCGCCACGGGTCAGCTATTGACGACTCTCAAAGGACATCGGGGATGGGTCTTAGCCCTTGCCTTCAGTCCCGACGGAAAATATCTCTACAGCGGAGCCGAAGATAAAATTGTCAAAATTTGGCAAATAGCTCGCTGA
- the surE gene encoding 5'/3'-nucleotidase SurE: protein MTKPLRLLISNDDGIFSLGVRTLANTLAQVGHDVTVVCPDRERSATGHGLTLHHPIRAEVIDSVFHSAVIAWSCSGTPADCVKFALSAVLNTRPDFILSGINHGSNLGTDILYSGTVSAAMEGTIEGIPSIAISLASPTFREFQPSADFAVTLLERLTQRPLPQATLLNVNVPPVKAEEIAGVAIARQGLRRYIENFEKRLDPRGKSYYWLAGEVIEELEQPEHFHLPSDIPTDVQAIRKNYITITPLQYNLTDVWGVEHLYTIGGFNL, encoded by the coding sequence ATGACAAAACCTCTCAGACTTCTGATCAGTAACGACGATGGGATTTTTTCGCTTGGCGTGCGGACGCTGGCAAATACTTTGGCACAAGTGGGACACGATGTCACTGTTGTTTGTCCCGATCGCGAGCGATCGGCAACGGGTCACGGTTTAACGTTACACCATCCGATTCGAGCTGAAGTTATCGACTCGGTTTTTCATAGCGCCGTTATCGCTTGGTCTTGTTCGGGCACGCCTGCCGATTGCGTCAAATTCGCTCTCAGTGCCGTTCTCAACACTCGCCCCGATTTTATCCTTTCTGGCATCAACCACGGTTCCAATCTGGGTACCGATATCCTTTACTCCGGGACGGTATCGGCGGCGATGGAAGGCACTATCGAGGGAATTCCCAGCATTGCTATCAGTTTAGCTTCTCCTACGTTTCGCGAGTTCCAACCCTCGGCTGATTTTGCGGTTACTTTGCTCGAACGCTTAACCCAACGCCCCTTACCCCAGGCAACCTTGCTTAATGTTAACGTACCCCCTGTCAAAGCTGAGGAAATTGCTGGGGTTGCGATCGCGCGTCAAGGGTTGCGCCGTTATATCGAAAATTTTGAAAAGCGATTAGATCCGCGCGGAAAAAGTTATTATTGGTTAGCTGGCGAAGTTATTGAAGAGTTGGAACAACCCGAACACTTTCATTTACCCTCTGACATTCCTACCGACGTACAAGCAATTCGGAAAAACTATATTACAATTACCCCTTTGCAATATAATCTTACCGATGTTTGGGGAGTCGAACATTTATATACAATTGGCGGTTTTAACCTATAA
- a CDS encoding glycosyltransferase family 4 protein, with protein sequence MNILTICSTFPYPPTRGGTQGRTFNLLKTLTQNHAVTLITQRSQDVTEEIEALRQYVKELVVFPRPTELEAGIPAKIKRFGQFLLRGTPPNVLFLYCEEIQKWIDKAVAAEKFEVITCEHSVNEIYIRPEWKKQVRTILNIHSSVYRTCKNQLETGTSDNEWRDRLYLPLLRRYERQTLRKFSRVVVTTDEDEQQMKAFAPEAEIILIPNGVDLETFPYRKADPGGHNLVFVGGLDYFVNIDAACFFSLEVLPVVQQKYPDATLTLVGSKPSPEVQALAKRPGITVTGRVPSVAEYLHKATVAVIPLRTGFGMKFKTLESMAAGVPVVASDRGLEGLEVDRPNVPLRALRANRVEDYVEAISRLFEDTRLRETLSRNGRELIEQEYTWERLGKSYEQVLTN encoded by the coding sequence ATGAACATTCTAACGATCTGCTCTACCTTCCCCTACCCCCCAACGCGAGGAGGAACGCAAGGAAGGACGTTTAATTTACTCAAGACGCTTACTCAAAACCATGCCGTCACGCTGATTACCCAACGATCGCAAGACGTAACGGAAGAAATAGAGGCATTGCGTCAGTATGTCAAGGAGTTAGTAGTCTTTCCCCGTCCAACTGAGCTAGAAGCAGGAATACCTGCAAAAATAAAGCGATTTGGTCAATTTTTGCTGAGAGGAACGCCGCCTAACGTTCTCTTTCTCTACTGCGAGGAAATCCAAAAATGGATCGATAAAGCAGTCGCAGCTGAAAAATTTGAGGTAATTACCTGCGAACACAGCGTCAATGAAATCTATATCCGTCCGGAGTGGAAAAAACAGGTACGAACAATACTTAATATCCACAGTTCCGTCTACCGAACTTGTAAAAATCAACTCGAAACGGGAACGTCGGATAACGAATGGCGCGATCGCCTGTACTTGCCTTTACTACGCCGCTACGAACGGCAAACCCTACGCAAGTTTTCTCGCGTTGTCGTTACAACCGACGAAGACGAACAGCAGATGAAAGCCTTTGCACCAGAAGCAGAGATAATTTTAATTCCCAATGGAGTCGATTTAGAAACCTTTCCTTACCGAAAAGCCGATCCTGGCGGACATAATTTAGTTTTTGTCGGCGGCTTGGATTATTTTGTCAATATTGATGCGGCTTGCTTTTTTAGTCTAGAAGTTTTGCCCGTCGTGCAACAAAAATACCCGGATGCGACTCTAACTTTAGTTGGTTCCAAACCTTCCCCAGAAGTACAAGCTTTAGCCAAACGTCCTGGAATTACGGTAACGGGTCGCGTTCCTTCCGTTGCCGAGTATTTACATAAAGCTACCGTGGCAGTTATTCCCTTGCGCACGGGGTTTGGCATGAAATTCAAAACCCTAGAATCGATGGCGGCAGGAGTGCCGGTGGTCGCTAGCGATCGCGGTTTGGAAGGCTTAGAAGTCGATCGCCCGAATGTCCCTTTACGTGCCTTGCGTGCCAACCGCGTCGAAGACTATGTAGAGGCGATTAGTCGTCTGTTTGAAGATACTCGATTGCGAGAAACTTTATCTCGTAACGGACGAGAATTAATCGAGCAAGAATACACTTGGGAACGACTGGGAAAGAGTTACGAGCAAGTCCTCACAAACTGA
- the pheS gene encoding phenylalanine--tRNA ligase subunit alpha produces the protein MTITSISQIESELHSLQQEAKVAIAQVTTLAQLEQLRIDYLGKKGKLSQILREMGKLSPEDRPRIGALANEVKESLQEQLERQRQDLQAAQIQAQLEAETLDVTMPGVGRPLGRIHPLNGTIDRVLDIFVGLGYKVATGPHVETDYYNFEALNTPADHPARDMQDTFYLPDGNLLRTHTSSVQIRYMETHEPPIRIVAPGRVYRRDTVDATHSAVFHQVELLAVDRGLTFNDLKGTIKEFIRQMFGAELPVRFRASYFPFTEPSAEVDVQWQGKWLEVMGCGMVDPNVLKAVGYDPEIYTGFAAGLGVERFAMVLHQIDDIRRLYNSDLRFLRQF, from the coding sequence ATGACCATCACATCTATAAGCCAAATAGAAAGCGAACTTCACTCGCTCCAGCAAGAGGCAAAAGTTGCGATCGCGCAGGTGACAACCCTCGCTCAATTGGAACAACTGAGGATCGATTACCTTGGTAAAAAGGGAAAACTTTCCCAAATCCTACGGGAGATGGGCAAATTAAGCCCAGAAGACCGACCGCGCATTGGCGCGCTGGCAAATGAGGTCAAAGAAAGTTTACAAGAACAATTAGAACGCCAGCGCCAAGATTTGCAAGCCGCCCAAATTCAGGCGCAGCTGGAAGCCGAAACCCTTGATGTCACAATGCCTGGAGTCGGTCGTCCTCTGGGTCGAATTCACCCTCTCAACGGCACTATCGATCGCGTTTTAGATATTTTCGTCGGTTTGGGTTACAAGGTCGCTACCGGACCCCATGTCGAGACAGATTACTACAACTTCGAGGCGCTCAACACCCCAGCCGATCACCCAGCGCGGGACATGCAGGATACATTCTATCTTCCCGACGGCAATTTGCTGCGTACCCATACCTCGTCGGTACAGATTCGCTACATGGAAACCCACGAACCGCCGATTCGTATCGTCGCACCCGGTCGAGTTTATCGTCGAGATACGGTAGATGCAACTCACTCGGCTGTTTTCCATCAGGTCGAACTATTGGCAGTCGATCGCGGGTTGACTTTCAACGACCTGAAAGGAACGATTAAGGAATTCATCCGGCAGATGTTTGGGGCGGAATTGCCCGTACGTTTTCGGGCAAGCTATTTCCCTTTCACCGAACCGTCGGCGGAAGTAGACGTACAGTGGCAAGGAAAATGGCTGGAAGTGATGGGGTGCGGCATGGTCGATCCTAACGTCCTCAAAGCAGTTGGGTACGATCCGGAGATCTATACTGGATTTGCTGCGGGTCTGGGCGTAGAACGGTTTGCCATGGTGTTGCACCAAATCGACGATATTCGCCGCCTTTATAATAGCGATTTGCGCTTTTTGCGACAATTTTAA
- a CDS encoding DUF4870 domain-containing protein, whose product MNDTSLSGKRRLLSALCHGSIFFSALLVSIGIPIAILFVSDDSVIRENAKEALNFHLNIWFYGAIYAVLTALLIGYLLLPLVPIFILLTWILPIIAIVKVIGDPDKAFRYPFIFRVL is encoded by the coding sequence ATGAACGATACTTCACTTTCGGGCAAACGAAGGCTACTGTCGGCACTATGCCACGGTTCGATTTTCTTTAGCGCTCTACTCGTGTCTATTGGCATTCCGATCGCGATTCTGTTTGTTTCCGACGACTCAGTTATTAGAGAAAATGCCAAAGAAGCCCTCAACTTCCACTTAAATATTTGGTTTTATGGAGCAATCTATGCCGTCCTGACTGCGCTTTTGATCGGGTATCTACTGCTGCCTTTAGTTCCTATATTTATCCTGCTCACCTGGATTTTGCCGATTATTGCGATCGTCAAAGTCATCGGCGATCCCGACAAGGCTTTTCGTTATCCTTTTATCTTCCGCGTGCTGTAG
- a CDS encoding GDP-mannose 4,6-dehydratase, which yields MTKKALICGVSGQDGAYLAQLLLNKGYIVCGTSRDAQMSSFRNLARLGIREQVKLESMSLNDFRSVLQVLMKIEPDEVYNLAGQSSVGLSFEQPVETLESIATGTLNLLEAIRFTGAPIKLYNAGSSECFGDIGDCPADETTPFRPRSPYAVAKAAAFWEVANYREAYGIFACSGILFNHESPLRPQRFVTQKIIAAVTRIAKGSNEQLHLGNISIERDWGWAPEYVEAMHLMLQQDKPDDYAIATGESYSLEAFVAEAFACVGLDWRDRVITDSSLLRPTDLAISRGNPAKAKKHLGWQAQYKMPDVVRMMVEAKMNDDDVRE from the coding sequence ATGACTAAAAAAGCATTAATTTGTGGTGTATCGGGACAAGATGGAGCTTATTTAGCACAGCTGCTCTTAAATAAAGGCTATATCGTCTGCGGAACCTCGCGAGATGCTCAAATGTCCTCTTTTAGAAATCTGGCGCGTCTGGGAATCCGCGAGCAAGTAAAATTAGAATCCATGTCGCTCAATGATTTTCGCAGCGTCTTGCAAGTGCTGATGAAAATTGAGCCAGACGAGGTATACAACCTAGCGGGGCAGAGTTCAGTCGGTCTTTCTTTCGAGCAACCCGTAGAAACCCTGGAAAGTATCGCCACGGGAACCTTAAATCTTCTGGAGGCAATTCGCTTTACAGGTGCGCCGATCAAACTCTACAATGCGGGTTCTAGTGAATGCTTTGGGGATATCGGCGATTGCCCTGCCGATGAAACGACTCCCTTTCGTCCCAGAAGTCCCTATGCGGTAGCAAAAGCGGCTGCTTTTTGGGAAGTGGCCAACTACCGCGAAGCTTACGGAATCTTTGCCTGTTCCGGCATTCTTTTCAATCACGAATCTCCCTTGCGTCCCCAGCGATTTGTCACGCAAAAAATTATTGCCGCCGTCACTCGGATAGCCAAAGGAAGTAACGAACAACTTCATCTGGGCAATATTTCGATCGAACGCGATTGGGGATGGGCGCCGGAATACGTAGAAGCGATGCATTTAATGTTACAGCAAGACAAACCTGACGATTACGCGATCGCCACTGGAGAAAGTTACTCGCTAGAAGCATTCGTCGCTGAGGCGTTTGCTTGTGTTGGATTGGACTGGCGCGATCGTGTTATTACGGATTCTAGCTTATTGCGACCTACCGATTTAGCCATTAGTCGAGGCAACCCCGCTAAAGCCAAAAAACACTTAGGTTGGCAAGCTCAATATAAAATGCCCGATGTCGTCCGCATGATGGTAGAAGCGAAAATGAACGATGATGATGTGAGGGAATGA
- a CDS encoding carbohydrate ABC transporter permease, with the protein MKIKKLENMFENPILWVCVALVVIFCLSPILWQFLTSIKVNQEISAVPNVYFPTRITLKHYSELFSRRPFLFYILNSALVSILSTLLCLAIGSPAAYSLARLRLPGKQIILTSVLIITLFPYVLLFLGLLEIIRAIGLGNNYLALIIPYTAINLPLTILVMRSFFQQLPKDLEDAAKVDGYKTIPMLLNIVLPMTIPALITTGILTFIFAWNEYIFALTFITRESMKTIPVATAQLGSTTVFEIPYGAIAAATVLGTFPLVVLVLLFQRRIVQGLTAGAVKG; encoded by the coding sequence ATGAAGATAAAAAAATTAGAGAATATGTTTGAAAATCCGATTCTTTGGGTTTGTGTTGCACTCGTGGTTATCTTTTGTCTTAGCCCCATTCTCTGGCAATTTCTAACTTCTATCAAAGTCAATCAAGAGATTTCAGCGGTTCCTAATGTCTACTTTCCGACTCGAATTACGCTAAAACATTATAGTGAATTATTTAGTCGCCGTCCGTTTTTATTTTACATTTTAAACAGTGCTTTAGTCTCAATTCTCTCAACTCTTTTATGTTTGGCAATCGGTTCGCCTGCTGCTTATTCATTAGCAAGATTGCGGCTTCCAGGCAAGCAGATTATTCTCACAAGCGTTCTTATCATTACGCTTTTTCCCTACGTTTTACTGTTTTTAGGACTGTTAGAAATTATTCGCGCGATCGGCTTAGGAAATAATTATTTAGCCTTGATTATTCCCTACACGGCAATTAATTTGCCTTTAACTATTTTAGTAATGCGAAGTTTTTTTCAACAACTTCCAAAAGATTTAGAAGATGCAGCTAAGGTAGATGGTTATAAAACAATTCCTATGTTATTAAATATCGTGCTGCCAATGACAATTCCCGCACTGATAACTACAGGAATTCTCACGTTTATTTTTGCTTGGAATGAATATATTTTTGCGCTAACGTTTATCACTCGCGAAAGCATGAAAACAATTCCAGTGGCAACGGCTCAATTGGGCAGTACTACCGTCTTTGAAATTCCCTATGGAGCGATCGCTGCTGCTACTGTTTTAGGAACGTTTCCTTTAGTCGTATTAGTATTGCTTTTCCAACGCCGAATCGTTCAAGGATTGACGGCAGGTGCAGTCAAAGGTTGA
- a CDS encoding Npun_R2821/Npun_R2822 family protein — MPSKGIYTLANDVVYDQLVALINSIEANVSSDLPICIIPYDDRLEKVKQEIKNRPNLILFEKQESIQRWEDFAREVWNAHSRAKESKINRPRWYNSHLQRKFVAFDGDFDEFVFYEADNLAMKPVDGVFKKLQEYDFVFDDWEHKKATSVAALNISLIEASTSYREADIRPKIHDASFFASKAGFFSPQELLELKEKLIEHKEVEWINGLGWWDDVFLFNYLTFRCDRPLYNFTLSPDGKDRTGNCADKDPFVNIDNVLYNEQGLKPIHRIHYMNYSSSDFARLCRGEDADIRYKDIFLYYRFLKQPELRPARLIPPSLLTKVNRFWQKAAQKISRTLAK, encoded by the coding sequence ATGCCTTCCAAGGGAATTTATACCTTAGCAAATGATGTCGTGTACGATCAACTGGTGGCTCTGATTAATAGTATTGAAGCCAATGTCAGTTCCGATCTGCCAATTTGTATAATTCCTTACGACGATCGCCTCGAAAAGGTCAAACAAGAGATAAAAAATCGACCCAACCTTATCCTGTTTGAAAAACAAGAATCTATTCAACGATGGGAAGATTTTGCTCGTGAGGTTTGGAACGCACATTCGAGAGCGAAAGAGAGCAAAATAAACCGTCCGAGATGGTATAATAGCCATCTACAGCGAAAATTTGTGGCTTTTGACGGCGATTTTGATGAATTTGTTTTCTATGAAGCCGATAACTTAGCAATGAAGCCAGTAGATGGCGTATTTAAAAAATTACAAGAATATGATTTTGTCTTTGACGACTGGGAACATAAAAAAGCCACTTCCGTAGCAGCTTTAAATATTTCCCTAATTGAAGCCTCAACGTCCTATCGAGAGGCAGATATTCGACCTAAAATTCACGATGCCAGTTTTTTTGCTTCTAAAGCAGGTTTTTTTTCGCCTCAAGAACTTTTAGAACTTAAAGAAAAACTAATCGAACATAAAGAAGTTGAATGGATTAATGGACTCGGTTGGTGGGATGATGTTTTTTTGTTTAATTATCTAACCTTTCGCTGCGATCGCCCGCTTTATAACTTTACTCTTTCTCCCGATGGCAAAGATAGAACGGGGAACTGTGCCGATAAAGATCCTTTTGTCAATATCGATAATGTTCTCTATAACGAACAGGGATTAAAACCCATTCATCGCATTCATTATATGAATTATTCTTCTAGCGATTTTGCTCGTTTGTGTCGGGGAGAAGATGCAGATATTCGTTACAAAGATATCTTCTTATACTATCGCTTTCTCAAGCAACCAGAGCTAAGACCAGCAAGATTAATCCCCCCTAGTTTGCTGACGAAAGTGAACCGTTTTTGGCAAAAAGCGGCTCAAAAAATTTCTAGAACGTTAGCTAAATAA
- a CDS encoding carbohydrate ABC transporter permease, with protein sequence MGTSNIERQEKNTGWLMVIPALLILALVFIYPIGRAFWLSLFTQNLGTQLQPVFAGFDNYVRMVGDGRFWQSMGNTAVFTVISVVLELILGMGIALILNQSFRGRGIVRTIAILPWALPTAIMGLAWAWIFNDQYGVVNDLLQRLGLIDEGINWLGDPTLAMVSLIIADVWKTTPFISVILLAGLQSIPQDLYEAYAIDGANSWQSFRQITLPLIMPQILIAMLFRFAQAFGIFDLVQVMTGGGPGGATETVSIYIYATVMRYLDFGYGSALVVVTFLLLIAAVALTAFLLAKVRTRSD encoded by the coding sequence ATGGGCACAAGCAATATCGAACGCCAGGAAAAAAACACGGGATGGTTAATGGTCATCCCAGCATTATTAATTCTGGCGTTAGTTTTTATTTATCCCATCGGACGCGCTTTTTGGTTAAGTTTATTTACCCAAAATCTAGGCACGCAGCTACAGCCAGTTTTTGCAGGATTCGATAATTATGTGCGGATGGTAGGGGATGGACGCTTCTGGCAAAGTATGGGAAATACTGCTGTTTTTACCGTTATTAGCGTTGTCCTAGAACTTATTTTAGGAATGGGGATTGCCCTAATTTTAAATCAGTCTTTTAGAGGACGAGGAATTGTCCGCACGATTGCCATTCTTCCTTGGGCACTGCCGACAGCTATCATGGGGTTGGCTTGGGCTTGGATTTTCAACGACCAGTATGGAGTGGTTAACGATCTCTTGCAACGTTTGGGGTTGATTGATGAAGGGATCAATTGGCTGGGAGATCCGACCTTAGCAATGGTATCGCTGATTATTGCCGATGTCTGGAAAACGACTCCTTTTATTAGCGTTATTCTCTTAGCTGGACTGCAATCTATTCCCCAGGATCTTTATGAAGCTTATGCCATTGATGGGGCAAATTCTTGGCAAAGTTTCCGTCAGATTACCTTACCTTTAATTATGCCGCAAATTCTCATTGCGATGTTATTTCGCTTTGCTCAAGCTTTCGGGATTTTCGATTTGGTACAGGTGATGACGGGTGGCGGTCCTGGAGGTGCGACAGAAACCGTTTCTATTTATATCTATGCAACGGTAATGCGCTATCTAGATTTTGGTTATGGGTCGGCTTTGGTTGTCGTGACATTTTTATTGCTAATAGCAGCTGTAGCTCTTACAGCTTTTTTGCTGGCAAAAGTCAGAACGAGGAGCGATTAG